A single Tissierella sp. DNA region contains:
- a CDS encoding GNAT family N-acetyltransferase encodes MTDLEIKGKRITIRPLKVDDVYLMRKWGFHENPLLEDYNFPKLSDKDIKMWYRVKTNRFVNKYYGIRNESDELIGYMGIKNIKRITKESTLGLVLDPNQVDKGYGTEILETFLQYYFSKMKMRKMILEVAEFNKRAYRLYEKIGFKPIGYYLDEFFDSGLDLTNPYYIIEKSSFVIKGEKIYNYIYKMTLDRKRFFKLRQ; translated from the coding sequence GTGACGGATTTGGAGATAAAGGGGAAAAGAATAACTATCAGGCCTTTGAAGGTAGATGATGTATATCTTATGAGAAAATGGGGATTCCATGAGAATCCACTTTTAGAAGACTATAATTTTCCAAAATTAAGTGATAAAGATATTAAGATGTGGTATAGGGTAAAAACAAATAGATTTGTAAACAAATATTATGGTATAAGAAATGAAAGTGATGAATTGATAGGGTATATGGGGATTAAAAATATTAAGAGAATTACTAAAGAATCTACACTAGGTCTAGTATTGGATCCAAATCAAGTGGATAAAGGATATGGAACCGAGATTCTAGAAACATTCTTACAATACTATTTTAGTAAAATGAAAATGAGAAAAATGATATTAGAAGTGGCAGAATTCAATAAACGAGCCTATAGATTATATGAAAAAATAGGTTTTAAGCCCATAGGATATTATCTAGATGAATTTTTTGATTCAGGATTAGATTTAACAAATCCCTATTATATAATAGAAAAATCTTCTTTTGTAATAAAGGGAGAAAAGATATATAATTATATTTACAAAATGACCTTAGATAGGAAAAGATTTTTTAAATTAAGGCAATAA
- a CDS encoding DnaD domain protein produces the protein MSFTLETTDMDLGDTPIENIFINDYMPMANGTYVKVYLLGYKYAHDKDGKIDVTNQTIAKYLEIPLDDVLRAWDFWASKGIVEKTIGEEDNKYNYKVKFLSLKQLYIKNNLSLFSTKEETAKKPKSITPQDLIDANQIPLINKMFNQIDYIMRRQTVTTEKQKILSWIENYNMNPDVIEKAFFYGVERKGQRNVNYVEGIIRNWYDKGLTNMDAIIEHFKTQDEKFYRYQKVMKSLGLDNRTITQGEMKVIDKWFEEYKFTMEMVLKGCESSAKVSNPTVNYIDGVLKSWHKKEIVTINDIEEKDKPKEKKEYKVARPTDKKSAPLKTRFHNFEQRSDGYTAEELENIARRKREAYSKKAKGEA, from the coding sequence ATGAGCTTCACCCTTGAAACTACAGATATGGATTTAGGAGATACTCCTATAGAAAATATATTTATTAATGATTATATGCCTATGGCAAATGGAACCTATGTTAAAGTGTATTTATTAGGATATAAATATGCCCATGATAAAGATGGAAAAATTGATGTAACAAATCAAACCATAGCAAAGTATTTAGAAATACCTTTAGATGATGTACTTAGAGCTTGGGACTTTTGGGCAAGTAAGGGTATCGTAGAGAAGACTATTGGAGAAGAAGATAATAAATATAACTATAAAGTAAAATTTTTAAGCTTAAAGCAGCTTTATATAAAAAATAATCTTAGTCTATTTAGTACAAAGGAAGAAACTGCAAAAAAACCTAAGTCAATTACACCTCAGGATTTAATAGATGCAAATCAAATACCTTTAATTAATAAAATGTTTAATCAGATAGATTACATAATGAGAAGACAGACTGTCACTACAGAAAAACAGAAGATTTTATCTTGGATAGAGAATTATAACATGAATCCAGATGTAATAGAAAAAGCCTTTTTTTATGGAGTAGAAAGAAAAGGTCAAAGAAATGTTAATTATGTAGAAGGAATCATTAGAAATTGGTATGATAAGGGACTTACGAATATGGATGCAATTATAGAACATTTTAAAACACAGGATGAAAAGTTCTATAGATACCAAAAAGTAATGAAATCTTTAGGTCTAGATAATAGAACTATTACACAGGGAGAAATGAAAGTAATAGATAAATGGTTCGAAGAGTATAAATTTACTATGGAAATGGTCTTAAAGGGTTGTGAATCTTCAGCTAAGGTTTCAAATCCTACGGTTAATTATATAGATGGAGTCCTAAAATCATGGCATAAAAAAGAAATAGTAACCATAAATGATATTGAGGAAAAGGACAAACCAAAGGAGAAGAAAGAATATAAGGTGGCAAGACCTACTGACAAAAAATCCGCTCCACTAAAGACTAGATTCCACAATTTTGAGCAAAGATCAGATGGATATACTGCTGAGGAATTGGAAAATATTGCAAGAAGGAAAAGAGAGGCCTATAGTAAAAAGGCAAAAGGAGAAGCATAA
- a CDS encoding ATP-binding protein: MYRTILKELTNEYERKRDRQLYDQRMRKEKVYKKIPAIKRIDEEIFKAGISMTKYIIGNPDTYKESAEEAKKTIEKLKMEKAYLMTESNIPADYMDINYDCTNCKDTGYLESGQQCNCLKQALVSRAYKMSNLDNVLAKENFKNFNINIFKDEVFGNESVTPKENMVDIVGIAEGFISNFNENNGDNLLFYGTTGLGKTYLCNCIAKSLLDKNKIVIYQTAFTILEIIEKHRFGRGSKEFNDYQYNLLFEADLLIIDDLGTEVANTFTNAEIFNIVNTRIIAGKKTIISSNLTPKEISETYTDRVFSRILDKFVPLKFYGHDLRWE, from the coding sequence ATGTATAGAACTATACTAAAAGAATTAACAAATGAATATGAGAGAAAAAGAGATAGGCAATTATATGACCAAAGGATGAGAAAAGAAAAGGTCTATAAAAAGATACCTGCGATTAAGAGAATAGATGAAGAAATATTTAAAGCAGGTATATCTATGACTAAATATATAATAGGTAACCCTGATACCTATAAAGAATCTGCAGAAGAGGCTAAGAAAACAATTGAAAAATTGAAGATGGAAAAAGCTTATCTAATGACAGAATCCAATATTCCAGCAGATTATATGGATATCAATTATGATTGCACTAATTGTAAGGATACAGGATATCTAGAAAGTGGACAACAATGTAATTGCCTAAAGCAGGCCTTAGTCTCCCGTGCATATAAGATGTCTAATTTAGATAATGTTTTAGCAAAAGAGAATTTTAAAAACTTCAATATAAATATATTTAAAGATGAGGTCTTTGGAAACGAATCAGTGACACCAAAGGAAAATATGGTTGATATAGTAGGTATAGCAGAAGGTTTTATTAGCAATTTTAATGAAAATAATGGAGATAATTTATTATTCTATGGCACCACAGGTCTAGGAAAAACTTATCTGTGTAATTGCATTGCCAAATCCCTATTGGATAAGAATAAGATAGTAATATATCAAACGGCTTTTACAATACTTGAAATAATTGAAAAACATAGATTTGGTAGGGGAAGCAAGGAATTTAATGATTATCAATATAATTTATTGTTTGAAGCTGATTTACTTATTATAGATGATTTAGGCACAGAAGTAGCAAATACATTTACCAATGCAGAGATATTCAACATTGTAAATACCAGAATAATAGCAGGTAAAAAGACGATAATATCAAGTAATTTAACACCAAAGGAAATATCAGAAACATATACAGACAGAGTATTCTCAAGGATATTAGATAAATTTGTTCCATTAAAGTTTTATGGACATGATTTGAGATGGGAGTAG
- a CDS encoding transcription repressor NadR, which yields MDANERREMILSILKGSEGPIKGTDLSEQLEVSRQVIVQDVAILRARGEDILATPQGYLIPQYYGKKKIIKTIACIHKNNDEIEDELSTIVDLGGKVLDVVVEHPLYGEIKSQLQIGSRHDLREFMDNLNKTKAEPLSSLTGGIHIHTIEVEDENMINRIRDVLSKKNYLIKED from the coding sequence ATGGATGCTAATGAGAGGCGAGAAATGATACTTTCTATTCTAAAGGGTTCAGAGGGGCCTATCAAAGGAACAGATCTATCTGAACAACTAGAAGTAAGTAGACAGGTAATAGTTCAAGATGTTGCAATACTTAGAGCTAGGGGAGAGGATATATTAGCTACCCCACAGGGATATTTAATACCTCAATACTATGGAAAGAAGAAGATAATTAAAACTATCGCTTGTATACACAAAAACAATGATGAAATAGAGGATGAATTAAGTACAATAGTAGATTTAGGAGGAAAGGTATTAGATGTAGTAGTAGAGCACCCATTATACGGAGAAATAAAATCACAATTACAAATAGGCTCAAGGCATGACTTGAGGGAGTTTATGGATAATTTAAATAAGACTAAAGCAGAACCTTTATCTTCACTGACTGGGGGAATTCATATTCATACAATAGAGGTAGAAGATGAAAATATGATAAATAGAATAAGGGATGTACTTTCTAAAAAAAATTATTTAATAAAAGAGGATTAA
- a CDS encoding PTS sugar transporter subunit IIC yields MFKIAKSKGGIRDYIVKVLNGMAWGLFSSLLIGLIIKQIGELFNIGQLITFGSMAQKLMGPAIGAGVGYSVGAPPLGIFASVVVGTIGAGSITFDGATAIINTGEPVGAFIAALVGAEISKLISGKTKVDIVLVPLVTIIAGGYVGQYIAPYMTVVMNFFGNIINTATVMHPIPMGIIVSVVMGIVLTLPISSAALAISLGLSGLAAGASTVGCAANMIGFAVASYRENGFGGLIAQGLGTSMLQVGNIVKNPLIWMPAIVSSAILGPISTFVLKMEGTKIGAGMGTSGLVGQFATIDAMGATPKTFILILMMHFVLPAILSLGVSEWMRNKGFIKSGDMKL; encoded by the coding sequence GTGTTTAAAATAGCAAAGTCAAAAGGTGGTATAAGGGATTATATTGTTAAAGTACTAAATGGAATGGCATGGGGGCTTTTTTCATCTTTACTTATTGGACTTATAATTAAACAAATAGGGGAGTTGTTTAATATTGGGCAGCTCATCACCTTTGGATCCATGGCACAAAAGCTAATGGGACCAGCAATAGGGGCTGGAGTTGGATATTCTGTTGGAGCGCCTCCCTTGGGTATATTTGCATCAGTAGTAGTTGGAACAATAGGTGCAGGTAGTATTACCTTTGATGGAGCTACAGCCATAATAAATACTGGGGAACCTGTAGGTGCCTTTATTGCAGCACTTGTAGGAGCGGAAATTTCAAAGCTAATTAGTGGAAAAACTAAAGTAGACATAGTTCTAGTACCACTAGTTACAATTATTGCAGGAGGCTATGTAGGCCAATATATTGCACCATATATGACTGTTGTAATGAATTTCTTTGGTAATATAATAAATACAGCAACAGTAATGCATCCAATACCTATGGGAATAATAGTATCTGTAGTTATGGGGATAGTATTGACCCTTCCAATAAGTTCTGCAGCTTTGGCAATATCCCTTGGCTTATCAGGTCTTGCAGCAGGTGCAAGTACTGTTGGATGTGCAGCAAATATGATTGGATTTGCAGTAGCTTCTTATAGAGAGAATGGATTTGGTGGACTTATTGCACAAGGATTAGGCACATCTATGCTTCAGGTTGGAAATATAGTAAAAAATCCTTTGATTTGGATGCCAGCCATAGTTTCTTCTGCTATATTAGGTCCTATATCTACCTTTGTACTGAAAATGGAAGGCACCAAGATTGGAGCTGGAATGGGAACCAGTGGATTAGTAGGTCAATTTGCTACAATAGATGCTATGGGAGCTACACCTAAGACTTTTATTCTGATACTTATGATGCATTTCGTATTACCTGCAATTCTATCTCTTGGAGTATCAGAATGGATGAGGAATAAAGGATTTATTAAATCGGGAGATATGAAATTATAA
- the serS gene encoding serine--tRNA ligase, protein MLDIKRIRSNPDEIIKALEKRKGSFPIERVLEIDEKRRAILTEVEQMKARQNSVSKEVPKLKKEGKDASHIFLEMKTLSDKVKELDVEVKELDEELKRTLLEIPNTPNEDVVVGKDDTDNIEIRKFEEARNFEFEPKAHWDIGTDLNILDFEAATKITGARFTVFRGLGARLERAITQFMLNLHTEEHGYTEMATPFMVNRDSMIGTGQLPKFEDDMFYLPSKDYFLIPTAEVPLTNLLRDDILNEADLPIYYTAYTPCFRQEAGSAGRDTRGLIRNHQFDKVELVKFVHPDNSYDELEKLTLNAEEVLKRLRLPYRVVALCSGDLGFSSAKTYDIEVWMPSYGRYVEISSCSNFEDFQARRANIRFRREATGKVEFVHTLNGSGLAVGRTAAAILENYQQEDGSVIIPEVLVPYMGGIEKIVNKE, encoded by the coding sequence ATGTTAGATATTAAGAGAATTAGATCAAACCCAGATGAAATCATAAAAGCTTTAGAAAAAAGGAAAGGAAGCTTCCCTATTGAAAGAGTACTTGAAATAGATGAGAAGAGAAGAGCAATCCTTACAGAAGTAGAGCAGATGAAAGCAAGACAAAACTCCGTATCAAAGGAAGTTCCAAAGCTAAAGAAAGAAGGTAAAGATGCTTCCCATATATTTTTGGAGATGAAAACTTTATCAGATAAGGTAAAGGAACTAGATGTAGAGGTAAAAGAATTGGATGAAGAACTAAAGAGAACATTGCTTGAGATTCCCAATACTCCAAATGAAGATGTAGTAGTAGGTAAGGATGATACAGACAATATTGAAATAAGAAAGTTTGAAGAAGCAAGGAACTTTGAATTTGAACCTAAGGCTCATTGGGATATAGGTACAGATTTGAATATTTTAGATTTCGAAGCTGCTACAAAGATAACAGGAGCAAGATTTACCGTATTTAGAGGCCTCGGTGCAAGGCTTGAAAGAGCCATTACTCAATTTATGTTAAATTTACACACTGAGGAACATGGTTATACAGAAATGGCTACTCCATTTATGGTAAACAGAGATAGTATGATTGGTACAGGACAACTACCAAAATTTGAGGATGATATGTTTTATTTACCGAGCAAAGACTATTTTCTTATACCAACTGCAGAAGTTCCACTAACAAACCTATTAAGGGATGATATATTAAATGAGGCGGATTTACCAATATATTATACGGCTTATACACCATGCTTTAGACAAGAAGCCGGTTCAGCAGGTAGAGATACGAGAGGTCTCATAAGGAATCATCAATTTGATAAGGTGGAACTGGTGAAATTTGTACATCCAGATAATTCATATGATGAATTAGAAAAACTAACTTTAAATGCTGAGGAAGTACTTAAAAGACTAAGATTGCCTTATAGAGTAGTTGCACTTTGTAGTGGGGATTTAGGTTTTTCATCAGCAAAGACCTATGATATAGAGGTTTGGATGCCATCTTATGGTAGATATGTGGAAATTTCAAGCTGTAGTAATTTTGAGGATTTCCAAGCAAGAAGAGCCAATATCAGATTCAGAAGAGAGGCTACAGGAAAGGTAGAATTTGTTCATACCTTAAATGGTTCTGGTCTTGCAGTAGGAAGAACAGCAGCTGCAATATTAGAAAACTACCAGCAGGAAGACGGTTCAGTTATTATTCCAGAAGTTTTAGTCCCTTATATGGGAGGAATAGAGAAGATAGTTAATAAGGAATAA
- a CDS encoding M1 family metallopeptidase — protein sequence MKSKLFLILLLVIAISLTGCQKREPLNADTIVAKNLKNTEFIPKDRKLHQYKIEVELNTDDMTYTGKQYVSYANNTDMDLEEVYFHIYPNAFKSLDNAPVLFNTGENMQVSSYVPGYIDIHKVLSDDDNLEWNVEGEKETILHIRLDEPLKEGEVANLYLEYTVKLPTTKDRFGYHENGINGGNWYPIACVYDEDGWNTDPYYKLGDPFYSEVSNYEVTIITPKDIVLASSGNILSEEEDGDKTRYNIEGALLRDFAWAASKDFIVKEEIVDDTVIKLYSINDDSDLIERSLDAGVKSIKTFNKVFGKYPYDQYSIVITEFPSGMEYPSIVFISNDYSQSYLGDVLEKIIVHETAHQWWYGVVGNDEIDEAWLDEGLTTYSEVVYTSETKGSKEGKDYYNQNIKLGYEYGSSYLGENEIVNKPLSEFEGWNDYGVLVYTRGAMFFHKINEDFGKDKLYEILRTYYDKYKFQIAKTEDLIRICEEITKTSFEPLVKEYLNGNQ from the coding sequence ATGAAAAGCAAATTATTTTTAATATTATTACTTGTCATTGCTATATCTTTAACGGGATGTCAAAAGAGGGAACCACTTAATGCTGATACAATTGTAGCTAAAAACCTTAAGAACACAGAGTTTATTCCAAAAGATCGTAAGTTACATCAATACAAGATAGAAGTAGAATTGAATACAGATGATATGACCTATACAGGAAAACAATATGTATCTTATGCTAATAATACAGATATGGATTTAGAGGAAGTATATTTTCATATTTATCCAAATGCATTTAAATCTTTAGACAATGCTCCAGTATTGTTTAATACAGGAGAAAATATGCAAGTATCATCCTATGTTCCTGGATATATAGACATACACAAGGTATTGTCTGATGATGATAATCTAGAATGGAATGTAGAAGGAGAAAAGGAAACAATATTACATATAAGACTTGACGAACCCCTTAAAGAAGGAGAAGTTGCAAATTTATATCTGGAATATACAGTAAAACTACCTACTACAAAGGATAGATTTGGATATCATGAAAATGGCATCAACGGTGGAAATTGGTATCCAATAGCTTGCGTATATGATGAAGATGGTTGGAACACAGATCCCTATTATAAGCTGGGAGACCCTTTCTATAGTGAGGTATCAAATTATGAAGTAACTATAATTACTCCTAAAGATATTGTTCTAGCATCAAGCGGAAATATTTTATCAGAGGAAGAAGATGGAGATAAAACAAGATATAATATAGAAGGAGCCCTACTGAGGGATTTTGCATGGGCTGCTAGCAAAGATTTTATAGTTAAAGAAGAAATAGTAGATGATACTGTAATCAAGCTTTATTCTATCAATGATGATTCTGATTTAATAGAGAGAAGTTTAGATGCTGGAGTTAAATCCATTAAAACATTCAATAAAGTATTTGGGAAATACCCCTATGATCAATATTCCATAGTAATTACAGAATTTCCTTCAGGTATGGAGTATCCAAGTATAGTATTTATATCAAATGACTACTCACAAAGTTATCTAGGAGATGTACTAGAAAAAATTATAGTCCATGAAACGGCGCATCAATGGTGGTATGGAGTAGTAGGGAATGACGAAATTGATGAGGCTTGGCTAGATGAAGGATTAACAACTTATTCAGAGGTAGTATATACTAGTGAAACGAAGGGCAGCAAGGAAGGGAAAGATTATTACAATCAGAATATTAAATTAGGCTATGAATATGGATCTAGTTACCTTGGAGAAAATGAAATAGTCAATAAGCCTTTATCAGAATTTGAAGGATGGAATGATTATGGCGTCTTAGTATATACTAGAGGAGCAATGTTTTTTCATAAGATAAATGAAGATTTTGGAAAGGATAAATTATATGAGATTCTTAGAACTTACTATGATAAATATAAATTCCAAATTGCAAAAACTGAAGATTTAATCAGGATATGTGAAGAAATAACTAAAACTTCCTTTGAACCATTGGTTAAAGAGTATTTAAATGGAAATCAGTAG